Within the Bacillota bacterium genome, the region CTGGCTTTCGATGTCAACAGCGGTTCGCTCCACAGGCTGGACCACGTGGCATGGATCCTTCTCCGGGAACTCGTGGCAACCGGCGGCAGCTGGAATGATGCCCGCCAGGAGGCGGCCAGATTCTACCCTGCCGGCGAGGTTGCGGAGGCGGCCGCGGAAATCAAGGCTTTGGCGGAAGAGGGTCTTCTCTTTAGCGGGGATGAAGAATGGCGCTCCTTTGTACCCGGGGCGAATTTAGGCCTGAAAGCCCTCTGTCTTAACATCGCCCACAGTTGCAATTTGGCCTGTAACTACTGCTTCGTTCCCGCCGGACTCCGGACCGCAAAGGAAATCATGCCTCTGGAAGTGATCCGGGCCGCCCTGGACTTTTTCATCAAGGAGACCCCTTATGAATTTTTAGCTGTTGACTTTTTTGGCGGGGAACCCCTCCTGCATTTTGCGGGAGTTCAAGCTGCTGTCGCCTATGCCCTTGAGATTGGAAAACATAAAAAGTGGAAATTTACCCTGACCACGAATACCCTGCTGCTTGACGAGGAGGTCCTTTCTTTTCTGCGCAAACACAACTTCTGCCTCGTCTTGAGCTGTGACGGGAGGCCCGAGACCCACGACCTTTACCGGGTGACGCCGGGGGGAGCGGGCACGTCTGCCCGGGTGGAGAAAAGAATCAGGGATTTTTTGAAGACCGGGGTGGTTCAGGAGTATTACGTCCGGGGTACGTACACGCGCCGGAATTTGCATTTCACCGAAGACGTGCTTCACCTTGCGGAGCTGGGGGCGAAGAGCATTTCAATCGAGCCTGTCGTTGCTCCGCCCGACCAGCCTTACGCCCTCCGGCGGGAAGACGTCCCTGTGATCAAGAAAGAGTATTTCAAGCTGGCAAGGGCTCTGAGGGCACGGGAACAGGAAGGAGAAGAAATCACCTTTTACCATTTCTGTTTAGATCTTCAAGGAGGGCCTTGCGTGGCCAAGCGACTTACAGGTTGTGGCGCGGGCTACCAGTATCTTTGTGTGACCCCGGGCGGAGAGCTTTACCCCTGCCACCAGCTCGCGGGAAATCCCGCCTACCGGGTTGGTGATGTCTGGAATGGAGTTACCTCCTGTTCCCTGCCGGAAGATTTCCGGAATGCCCATGTGTACCGGAAAGAGCCGTGCCGGTCCTGCTGGGCGCGGTTTTTGTGCGGGGGCGGGTGTCACGCCCAGGCCGCTTTGCGGCAGGGGGAAATTTTTCATCCCGATTCCCTAGCCTGCGAACTGATGCGGGCACGCCTCGAAGGCGCCCTTTATTACCTCGCCCTGGGCGCGGAAACCGGAAAGGGGAGAGAAGGCCTTGCAGCACGGAGTTCCTGAAAAAAAGAAGCCGGAGACAGCACGTCTCTGGCTTGAGCTCTTCTGGACCTTTTTCAAGATCGGTGCCCTCACTTTAGGCGGGGGGTATGCCATGCTCCCTTTAATCTATCACGAGGTGGTTGAACGCCGCCGCTGGCTGGACCGGGAAACCTTTTTTGCAGGCACCGCACTCGCCCAGGGGCTACCTGGCGCGAACGCGGTGAACACTGCAGTTTTTGTCGGTTACCGGCAGGCAGGCTTAGGGGGAGCCGGGGTTGCGGCATTGGGTTCCGTTGTCCCCTCTTTTATCATTATCTTAGCGCTTGGCCTTGTTATTTTTCGGATTTCCGCACTCCCGGCTGTTGCCGACATTTTCCAGGGGCTCCGGGCGGGAATCCTGGGTATGCTTTTATATTATTTAGGAACCTGGAGTCGTGCTCTGTACCGGGATTTCAGGTCTTTGCTCATCCTTGGGCTGGCCCTTTACGCTCTGCTGGTTCTGCAGTGGCACCCCATTGCAGTAATTATCTGTGGCGGCCTGCTGGGCCTGCTCCTTTCCGCCGGGAATGTGCGTGTTGAACCAAAAGAAGGGGAGAAGCTATCTTGAACCTCTTCGATTTCCTCTTGACTTTTGTAAAAATCGGCCTTTTTAGTTTCGGAGGGGGGTATGCCGTAGTTCCACTGATCGCCGCCGAGGTGGTACAGCACCACCAGTGGCTGACCGCTTCCGAGTTTGCCGATTTGCTGGCTCTTTCCCAGCTTACTCCGGGCCCGTTGATGGTAAACACCGCCACTTTTATCGGGTACCGGGTCGGAGGGGTGCCCGGCGCGGCCCTGGGGACCCTCGGCGTCGTCCTCCCCGCTTTTATGATCATGCTCATATTAACTCATTATTACAGGATGTTTCGGGAGCGTGCCCTCGTCCGCCGGCTCCTCCGGGGATTTTATCCTGTTGTTGTCGCCCTTCTTGCCAGTGCCACCATTTTTTTTGCCCGTACCACTCCTTTTTCATGGAAAGTGCCCGTGATTGCCGCTTTCACCTGCGGGACCCTTGCAACAAGGCGCCTTGACCCTTTTTGGACTTTGATCGGGGCGGGGTGCTTAGGCTGGCTGCTGTAAGGATAGGTGAATTGTCAAGGTCTTACCCGGTTGAAGCGGTTGCGGTGGAGCCTTTTAACGGTAAAAATGACCGGATTCGATTTTCTCGGTCAAGAATCGCCAGTATTTAACTTTTACGGAATATCTTACCTTTACTTTACCGATTTTCCGTGTTATAATTCTTTTGGTTGTTTTTCCCGAAACCTAGGTAAAAGCATAAAATAAAATAAAAATTGAATTCTGGTTCATGGGAGAGGAAAGGGATGAATTCGGAAGACAGGAATGTTTTTTCTTTATTGTCCCGATTGCGCCAACTTCACCTCACACCAGAGGATGGATTTAAAGAATGGCTGGGACGGCAGGCAGAGTTTATCCTGCCTTACCTGATGGAGTTTAAGGAATTGGCGAAGGCCTGGGGGGAAGACCGCTGGCTCTGGATGAAGGGTGATCTCAAGGAAAAATATTCGCAAATTTCTTTTTTCATTCAGGATCTGCGCGCCGGGAAACGGCGTGTGCAGATTCCGGCGTCTGTAAAAAATCCTCGTTTCCTCGCGGCTGTTCTGGCCGGTTTTTTATTGTTTGGGGGGAACTTTTATCTCCTCCAGAACCGGCTCGTTTATGCCGTGAATTTCCAGGGGAGTGAGCTTGGATACGTTTCTTCCCGGCAGGCGGGAGAAGAGCTCAAATCCCGGGTCGAGAAAGAGCTGGAAAGGCGCCTCGGCGGGGATGTTTTTCTCCCTGACCCCTTAACTTTTACGACATGCCTTGCACCCGGCACGAGGCTGACTTCTCAAGGGGAGCTCCTTGCAAACTACCGGAGACTTCCCTGGCTGACCCAGGGTGTGGAAATTTTCATCGACGGGGAGCCCGCCCTGGTGGTCCAGAGTAGAGAGGTGGCAGAAAAGGTACTTGCCACAGTAAAAGGGACATACCGCGCGAAACTTGCGGGAGAAAAGGTTGAGGAGATCAGGTTCCGGGAAAAGGTCACCCTTCACCCCCGACAGGTGGCAGTTAGTGAGATCACCCCCCCGGACGCTGCTGTCTCGCTCCTGCAGCAGGGGAGGGTTCAGACGAAAAAGTACATCGTCAAAGATGGTGATTCCCTCTGGAGTATCGCTCGTGCTCACGACCTCCTTGTGGATGACCTTTACAGGGCCAACCCGGAATTAACCTCAGATCGTTTAGATATCGATCAGGAGTTAAAGCTGGCGGCGAGCGAACCCTTAATCAATGTCATGATTACCAGCACCGCAGTAAAGAAAGAGGCCATTCCGTTTGAGGTACGGGTAGAATACGACTCCGGGTTATGGCGCGGCCAGACGCGGGTTCGCCGGGCCGGCGAGGAGGGGGAAGTGGAAGTAACTTACCGGGTTGTCCGCCAGAACGAGACGACCGTGTCCCGGGAAGTTCTCGGGCGGCGGGTTTTGAAAGAACCCGTTTCCAAGGTTGTGGCGCAGGGAACGCGGCGCACGGTGGCCGTTGCTCAGGTTTCGCGGGGCTCGGGGAGCGGAACGCTTAGTTGGCCTGTCGGAGGAAGCATTACCTCGGGCTACGGTTACCGCGGCAGGGAGTTTCACGGGGGAATCGACATTGCCGCCGGTTCCGGAACCCCTGTCGGAGCCGCCGCCGGGGGCCGGGTCGTTTCTGCGGGTTGGGACGGGGGTTACGGGCAGGCAGTTGTGATTGATCACGGGAATGGCCTGGCGACGCGCTACGCGCATCTCTCCCGGATTAGTGTCAGCAGCGGAGAAACGGTGAGCCGGGGCGAAGTAATCGGCACTGTCGGGTCAACGGGAAGGGCATCAGGCCCCCACCTTCACTTTGAGGTGCTGGTAAACGGGAGCAGGACGAACCCTTATAATTATTTAAGGTGAGCCCGGTAAGTGATTCAGAATCCTTACCTCCCCCAGGATAAGCCTGGGGGCTTCTCTTTTTATCGAGAGCCGCTCTGCTAAAGCAAAGTCTTGCGCTTTCTCGTGAGCTCCAGGGTTACAGATTGCAACCCTCGACATTTTCCTGTTTAGCCAGTTCTGCAACGCGGCGTGGGCAATAGTTTCAAGGAAAGAATTCTTTTTCATTTTCGACAAACTGCTTTTGAGCTTTGTGCTATAATAATTGGCAGGTCGGAGGCGGGAAGAGTTGCCCGATAAAAGCAGGGGAATGGAGAAGGGAGAAGAGGAGATGGGAGAGGATGTTGCGAATTTTCCGTGAGCGACGCCTTTGGGCGCGGGTGGTTCTCTGCGTTTTGGTGGGAATGCTGGCACTGGGTTTAATCGGGTCAACAATAGCATGGTACCTGGAACCCGGTCAACGAGCCCCCGGTTCCTCCCCCCGGCCGGACCGGGATGAACCGGGCAGCCAGACGGAGGAGGACCAGCTCAAGGCCCTGTATGCGGAGTATGAAACAATGCTGGCAGCCAGTCCGGATGATCTGGCCGTTCTGACAGGATCCGCCAGGGTAGCGGCAGAACTGGGATACTTTTATTTTCAAGAGGGGAAACAGGTAGAGGGAAGGGAATTTTACCAGCGTGCTGTAGCGCATTACGAAGGGGTTTTGGCCCGGCAGGAGGAACCGGGCATCCGCCTCGAACTGGCAGAAGCCTATCAGGCTTTGGGGTCCTTTGAGCAGGCCGAGCAGGAGCTTCAAACCGTGCTGGAAAAAGACCCCGGAAATGTTCAGGCGCAGGTTCAAAGGGGGCTGTTGCGGGAGGCCTGGCAGGATTGGAGCGGTGCAGCAGAGATCTGGGAAGCCCTGGCTCAGGAGCAAGCTGACCTGGCGGTGCGTGAGTTTGCCCAAGCGAGGTTGGAAATGGTCCGGGAAAAATTAAAGTAAAGCCCGTGCAGGCTTCTTTTTTTTCAGAAGTTCGGATGGGCCCGGTCCCGGTGACCGGTAAGGGCGTTGAAGACAGGCGGGATGAAGAACGGTTGGGTTTTATTGCTAGCCACGAACTCACTTTCTTTTAGTATAATGGGGGAGGAGAGAGGAGGAAGGAGGAATGGACCGGTTTCTTATTGTTTGCCTGGTCTTGTGCCTTGTTGTCCTGGTGGCCTTTAACGTTGTCCAGCCGAGCCCGGTCCGTACCTTTGGCTACGGATTATTTCGAGAATACCAGCGTTTCTTGCTCACCCTTGAAACATCCTCCTGGCCCACCCGCGCAGGAGAGCATTTTATCGTGAAATACCGGCCGGGGGATGAGGCGAGCGCCAGTTTGGTTCTGCAGGAGGCGGAAAGGGTCTACCGTCCTTTAGGGGATTTTCTGGCTTACCTCCCCGAGGAAAAGGTCCCAATTCTCATTTATCCCGACCGGGCCTCCCTCAACCGGATCTTTGGCTGGGGGAGCGAAGAGAGCGCAATGGGTGTTTACTGGGCCGGGACTATCAGAATTTTATCCCCCAGCGACTGGCTGGGAGATTTGCCTGACGCCCAAAAGGAGACGGCCTTCAGAGCCCAGGGGCCTGTTGCCCACGAATTCATTCATTACCTGGTAGACTATAAGAGCAAGGGGAACTACCCCCGCTGGTTGACGGAGGGTCTTGCTCAATACGGGGAGGAGCACGTTGCCGGGACTGTCCCCCCAAATTCCAGGAACCTTTCCCTCACACCTCTTCCTTTAAGGGATTTGGACAGGAAATTTGACGATCCGGTCTGGCAGGATTATAGTTACGCCCTGGCGCGGGACGTGGTGGCATA harbors:
- the scfB gene encoding thioether cross-link-forming SCIFF peptide maturase, whose amino-acid sequence is MKPGKSNSTPSGVHLHLFAVDGLYLAFDVNSGSLHRLDHVAWILLRELVATGGSWNDARQEAARFYPAGEVAEAAAEIKALAEEGLLFSGDEEWRSFVPGANLGLKALCLNIAHSCNLACNYCFVPAGLRTAKEIMPLEVIRAALDFFIKETPYEFLAVDFFGGEPLLHFAGVQAAVAYALEIGKHKKWKFTLTTNTLLLDEEVLSFLRKHNFCLVLSCDGRPETHDLYRVTPGGAGTSARVEKRIRDFLKTGVVQEYYVRGTYTRRNLHFTEDVLHLAELGAKSISIEPVVAPPDQPYALRREDVPVIKKEYFKLARALRAREQEGEEITFYHFCLDLQGGPCVAKRLTGCGAGYQYLCVTPGGELYPCHQLAGNPAYRVGDVWNGVTSCSLPEDFRNAHVYRKEPCRSCWARFLCGGGCHAQAALRQGEIFHPDSLACELMRARLEGALYYLALGAETGKGREGLAARSS
- a CDS encoding peptidoglycan DD-metalloendopeptidase family protein encodes the protein MNSEDRNVFSLLSRLRQLHLTPEDGFKEWLGRQAEFILPYLMEFKELAKAWGEDRWLWMKGDLKEKYSQISFFIQDLRAGKRRVQIPASVKNPRFLAAVLAGFLLFGGNFYLLQNRLVYAVNFQGSELGYVSSRQAGEELKSRVEKELERRLGGDVFLPDPLTFTTCLAPGTRLTSQGELLANYRRLPWLTQGVEIFIDGEPALVVQSREVAEKVLATVKGTYRAKLAGEKVEEIRFREKVTLHPRQVAVSEITPPDAAVSLLQQGRVQTKKYIVKDGDSLWSIARAHDLLVDDLYRANPELTSDRLDIDQELKLAASEPLINVMITSTAVKKEAIPFEVRVEYDSGLWRGQTRVRRAGEEGEVEVTYRVVRQNETTVSREVLGRRVLKEPVSKVVAQGTRRTVAVAQVSRGSGSGTLSWPVGGSITSGYGYRGREFHGGIDIAAGSGTPVGAAAGGRVVSAGWDGGYGQAVVIDHGNGLATRYAHLSRISVSSGETVSRGEVIGTVGSTGRASGPHLHFEVLVNGSRTNPYNYLR
- a CDS encoding tetratricopeptide repeat protein codes for the protein MLRIFRERRLWARVVLCVLVGMLALGLIGSTIAWYLEPGQRAPGSSPRPDRDEPGSQTEEDQLKALYAEYETMLAASPDDLAVLTGSARVAAELGYFYFQEGKQVEGREFYQRAVAHYEGVLARQEEPGIRLELAEAYQALGSFEQAEQELQTVLEKDPGNVQAQVQRGLLREAWQDWSGAAEIWEALAQEQADLAVREFAQARLEMVREKLK
- a CDS encoding chromate transporter, which produces MNLFDFLLTFVKIGLFSFGGGYAVVPLIAAEVVQHHQWLTASEFADLLALSQLTPGPLMVNTATFIGYRVGGVPGAALGTLGVVLPAFMIMLILTHYYRMFRERALVRRLLRGFYPVVVALLASATIFFARTTPFSWKVPVIAAFTCGTLATRRLDPFWTLIGAGCLGWLL
- a CDS encoding chromate transporter, translating into MQHGVPEKKKPETARLWLELFWTFFKIGALTLGGGYAMLPLIYHEVVERRRWLDRETFFAGTALAQGLPGANAVNTAVFVGYRQAGLGGAGVAALGSVVPSFIIILALGLVIFRISALPAVADIFQGLRAGILGMLLYYLGTWSRALYRDFRSLLILGLALYALLVLQWHPIAVIICGGLLGLLLSAGNVRVEPKEGEKLS